In Amia ocellicauda isolate fAmiCal2 chromosome 16, fAmiCal2.hap1, whole genome shotgun sequence, the following proteins share a genomic window:
- the gorasp2 gene encoding Golgi reassembly-stacking protein 2 isoform X2: protein MGAAQSVEIPGGGSEGYHVLRVQENSPGHRAGLEPFFDFIVSINNTRLNKDNDTLKDLLKANVEKPVKMLVYSSKTLELRESSVTPSNMWGGQGLLGVSIRFCSFEGANENVWHVLEVEPNSPAALAGLRPHTDYIIGADTVMNECVPFLQSEDLFSLIETHEGKGLKLYVYNTDTDNCREVVITPNTAWGGEGSLGCGIGYGYLHRIPTRPFEEGKKISLPGQIPSTPVSPFKDGFTEVQLSAVSPPPAVPSAPVGLEQGVAGLTISSAPTAPAVPNVLHTGVPTVPLLPPQVSPSVGGVPHMSPATTLPGLMPLPAGLPNLPNLPNLPNLPNLNITLPNLTSVSLAGVGGLPSSTAGFAPLAPLPPLNLPGIAPLSMPTVFPTQMPLVTGITAPPSEFAPPVVSVAHVEQTPALILDATAASKARAHETSTETTVTSETHSSESTDAQKPM, encoded by the exons ATGGGGGCAGCGCAGAGTGTTGAGATCCCCGGCGGAGGGTCCGAGGGTTACCACGTCCTCAGA GTACAAGAGAATTCTCCTGGACACCGGGCAGGTCTTGAACCCTTCTTTGACTTCATAGTTTCCATTAATAATACACGATTG AATAAAGACAATGACACACTCAAAGACCTCTTGAAAGCAAATGTGGAGAAGCCGGTGAAGAtgctggtgtacagcagcaAAACGCTGGAGCTGAGAGAGAGCTCAGTCACCCCGAGCAACAtgtggggggggcagggacTACTTGGGGTCAGCATACGTTTCTGCAGCTTCGAGGGTGCCAACGAAAATGTGTGGCACGTACTG gaAGTGGAGCCAAATTCCCCTGCTGCTCTGGCAGGCTTGCGACCTCACACTGATTACATCATTGGGGCGGACACTGTCATGAATGAG TGTGTTCCTTTCCTGCAGTCGGAGGATCTGTTCTCACTCATTGAAACGCACGAGGGGAAAGGTCTGAAACTCTATGTATACAATACGGACACTGACAATTGTCGAGAAGTTGTCATCACGCCAAACACTGCTTGGGGTGGCGAGGGCAG CCTAGGTTGTGGGATAGGCTATGGCTATTTACACAGGATACCCACCCGCCCATTTGAAGAAGGAAAGAAGATTAGCTTACCAGGCCAGATACCCAGTACACCTGTCAGTCCATTTAAAGATGGCTTTACAGAG GTGCAGCTTTCAGCTGTTAGTCCTCCGCCGGCTGTGCCTTCTGCACCTGTTGGGTTGGAACAGGGGGTGgctggcctgaccatcagttcTGCCCCTACTGCCCCGGCTGTACCTAATGTACTTCATACAG GTGTCCCAACTGTGCCACTGTTGCCTCCTCAAGTCAGTCCCTCAGTGGGTGGAGTTCCCCATATGAGCCCAGCCACCACGTTACCCG gCTTGATGCCATTGCCAGCAGGCCTACCCAACCTACCTAACCTACCCAACCTACCCAACCTGCCAAATTTGAATATCACTTTACCAAATCTCACTTCAGTTTCTTTAGCAGGAGTTGGAGGACTCCCATCGTCTACAGCAG GATTCGCGCCGCTCGCCCCACTGCCTCCCCTGAACCTGCCCGGGATAGCCCCCCTCTCAATGCCTACTGTATTCCCCACTCAGATGCCCCTTGTCACAGGCATAACGGCCCCCCCGTCTGAGTTTGCACCACCCGTAGTGTCGGTGGCACACGTAGAGCAGACTCCCGCCCTGATCCTGGACGCCACGGCCGCCTCCAAAGCACGGGCTCACGAAACCTCGACAGAGACGACGGTAACCAGTGAAACGCACTCTTCCGAGTCTACAGATGCACAG
- the gorasp2 gene encoding Golgi reassembly-stacking protein 2 isoform X4, with protein sequence MGAAQSVEIPGGGSEGYHVLRVQENSPGHRAGLEPFFDFIVSINNTRLNKDNDTLKDLLKANVEKPVKMLVYSSKTLELRESSVTPSNMWGGQGLLGVSIRFCSFEGANENVWHVLEVEPNSPAALAGLRPHTDYIIGADTVMNECVPFLQSEDLFSLIETHEGKGLKLYVYNTDTDNCREVVITPNTAWGGEGSLGCGIGYGYLHRIPTRPFEEGKKISLPGQIPSTPVSPFKDGFTEVQLSAVSPPPAVPSAPVGLEQGVAGLTISSAPTAPAVPNVLHTGVPTVPLLPPQVSPSVGGVPHMSPATTLPGLMPLPAGLPNLPNLPNLPNLPNLNITLPNLTSVSLAGVGGLPSSTAGFAPLAPLPPLNLPGIAPLSMPTVFPTQMPLVTGITAPPSEFAPPVVSVAHVEQTPALILDATAASKARAHETSTETTKPM encoded by the exons ATGGGGGCAGCGCAGAGTGTTGAGATCCCCGGCGGAGGGTCCGAGGGTTACCACGTCCTCAGA GTACAAGAGAATTCTCCTGGACACCGGGCAGGTCTTGAACCCTTCTTTGACTTCATAGTTTCCATTAATAATACACGATTG AATAAAGACAATGACACACTCAAAGACCTCTTGAAAGCAAATGTGGAGAAGCCGGTGAAGAtgctggtgtacagcagcaAAACGCTGGAGCTGAGAGAGAGCTCAGTCACCCCGAGCAACAtgtggggggggcagggacTACTTGGGGTCAGCATACGTTTCTGCAGCTTCGAGGGTGCCAACGAAAATGTGTGGCACGTACTG gaAGTGGAGCCAAATTCCCCTGCTGCTCTGGCAGGCTTGCGACCTCACACTGATTACATCATTGGGGCGGACACTGTCATGAATGAG TGTGTTCCTTTCCTGCAGTCGGAGGATCTGTTCTCACTCATTGAAACGCACGAGGGGAAAGGTCTGAAACTCTATGTATACAATACGGACACTGACAATTGTCGAGAAGTTGTCATCACGCCAAACACTGCTTGGGGTGGCGAGGGCAG CCTAGGTTGTGGGATAGGCTATGGCTATTTACACAGGATACCCACCCGCCCATTTGAAGAAGGAAAGAAGATTAGCTTACCAGGCCAGATACCCAGTACACCTGTCAGTCCATTTAAAGATGGCTTTACAGAG GTGCAGCTTTCAGCTGTTAGTCCTCCGCCGGCTGTGCCTTCTGCACCTGTTGGGTTGGAACAGGGGGTGgctggcctgaccatcagttcTGCCCCTACTGCCCCGGCTGTACCTAATGTACTTCATACAG GTGTCCCAACTGTGCCACTGTTGCCTCCTCAAGTCAGTCCCTCAGTGGGTGGAGTTCCCCATATGAGCCCAGCCACCACGTTACCCG gCTTGATGCCATTGCCAGCAGGCCTACCCAACCTACCTAACCTACCCAACCTACCCAACCTGCCAAATTTGAATATCACTTTACCAAATCTCACTTCAGTTTCTTTAGCAGGAGTTGGAGGACTCCCATCGTCTACAGCAG GATTCGCGCCGCTCGCCCCACTGCCTCCCCTGAACCTGCCCGGGATAGCCCCCCTCTCAATGCCTACTGTATTCCCCACTCAGATGCCCCTTGTCACAGGCATAACGGCCCCCCCGTCTGAGTTTGCACCACCCGTAGTGTCGGTGGCACACGTAGAGCAGACTCCCGCCCTGATCCTGGACGCCACGGCCGCCTCCAAAGCACGGGCTCACGAAACCTCGACAGAGACGACG
- the gorasp2 gene encoding Golgi reassembly-stacking protein 2 isoform X1 produces MGAAQSVEIPGGGSEGYHVLRVQENSPGHRAGLEPFFDFIVSINNTRLNKDNDTLKDLLKANVEKPVKMLVYSSKTLELRESSVTPSNMWGGQGLLGVSIRFCSFEGANENVWHVLEVEPNSPAALAGLRPHTDYIIGADTVMNECVPFLQSEDLFSLIETHEGKGLKLYVYNTDTDNCREVVITPNTAWGGEGSLGCGIGYGYLHRIPTRPFEEGKKISLPGQIPSTPVSPFKDGFTEVQLSAVSPPPAVPSAPVGLEQGVAGLTISSAPTAPAVPNVLHTGVPTVPLLPPQVSPSVGGVPHMSPATTLPGLMPLPAGLPNLPNLPNLPNLPNLNITLPNLTSVSLAGVGGLPSSTAGFAPLAPLPPLNLPGIAPLSMPTVFPTQMPLVTGITAPPSEFAPPVVSVAHVEQTPALILDATAASKARAHETSTETTVTSETHSSESTDAQVSSESS; encoded by the exons ATGGGGGCAGCGCAGAGTGTTGAGATCCCCGGCGGAGGGTCCGAGGGTTACCACGTCCTCAGA GTACAAGAGAATTCTCCTGGACACCGGGCAGGTCTTGAACCCTTCTTTGACTTCATAGTTTCCATTAATAATACACGATTG AATAAAGACAATGACACACTCAAAGACCTCTTGAAAGCAAATGTGGAGAAGCCGGTGAAGAtgctggtgtacagcagcaAAACGCTGGAGCTGAGAGAGAGCTCAGTCACCCCGAGCAACAtgtggggggggcagggacTACTTGGGGTCAGCATACGTTTCTGCAGCTTCGAGGGTGCCAACGAAAATGTGTGGCACGTACTG gaAGTGGAGCCAAATTCCCCTGCTGCTCTGGCAGGCTTGCGACCTCACACTGATTACATCATTGGGGCGGACACTGTCATGAATGAG TGTGTTCCTTTCCTGCAGTCGGAGGATCTGTTCTCACTCATTGAAACGCACGAGGGGAAAGGTCTGAAACTCTATGTATACAATACGGACACTGACAATTGTCGAGAAGTTGTCATCACGCCAAACACTGCTTGGGGTGGCGAGGGCAG CCTAGGTTGTGGGATAGGCTATGGCTATTTACACAGGATACCCACCCGCCCATTTGAAGAAGGAAAGAAGATTAGCTTACCAGGCCAGATACCCAGTACACCTGTCAGTCCATTTAAAGATGGCTTTACAGAG GTGCAGCTTTCAGCTGTTAGTCCTCCGCCGGCTGTGCCTTCTGCACCTGTTGGGTTGGAACAGGGGGTGgctggcctgaccatcagttcTGCCCCTACTGCCCCGGCTGTACCTAATGTACTTCATACAG GTGTCCCAACTGTGCCACTGTTGCCTCCTCAAGTCAGTCCCTCAGTGGGTGGAGTTCCCCATATGAGCCCAGCCACCACGTTACCCG gCTTGATGCCATTGCCAGCAGGCCTACCCAACCTACCTAACCTACCCAACCTACCCAACCTGCCAAATTTGAATATCACTTTACCAAATCTCACTTCAGTTTCTTTAGCAGGAGTTGGAGGACTCCCATCGTCTACAGCAG GATTCGCGCCGCTCGCCCCACTGCCTCCCCTGAACCTGCCCGGGATAGCCCCCCTCTCAATGCCTACTGTATTCCCCACTCAGATGCCCCTTGTCACAGGCATAACGGCCCCCCCGTCTGAGTTTGCACCACCCGTAGTGTCGGTGGCACACGTAGAGCAGACTCCCGCCCTGATCCTGGACGCCACGGCCGCCTCCAAAGCACGGGCTCACGAAACCTCGACAGAGACGACGGTAACCAGTGAAACGCACTCTTCCGAGTCTACAGATGCACAGGTGTCTTCTGAATCCTCCTAA
- the gorasp2 gene encoding Golgi reassembly-stacking protein 2 isoform X3 yields MGAAQSVEIPGGGSEGYHVLRVQENSPGHRAGLEPFFDFIVSINNTRLNKDNDTLKDLLKANVEKPVKMLVYSSKTLELRESSVTPSNMWGGQGLLGVSIRFCSFEGANENVWHVLEVEPNSPAALAGLRPHTDYIIGADTVMNESEDLFSLIETHEGKGLKLYVYNTDTDNCREVVITPNTAWGGEGSLGCGIGYGYLHRIPTRPFEEGKKISLPGQIPSTPVSPFKDGFTEVQLSAVSPPPAVPSAPVGLEQGVAGLTISSAPTAPAVPNVLHTGVPTVPLLPPQVSPSVGGVPHMSPATTLPGLMPLPAGLPNLPNLPNLPNLPNLNITLPNLTSVSLAGVGGLPSSTAGFAPLAPLPPLNLPGIAPLSMPTVFPTQMPLVTGITAPPSEFAPPVVSVAHVEQTPALILDATAASKARAHETSTETTVTSETHSSESTDAQVSSESS; encoded by the exons ATGGGGGCAGCGCAGAGTGTTGAGATCCCCGGCGGAGGGTCCGAGGGTTACCACGTCCTCAGA GTACAAGAGAATTCTCCTGGACACCGGGCAGGTCTTGAACCCTTCTTTGACTTCATAGTTTCCATTAATAATACACGATTG AATAAAGACAATGACACACTCAAAGACCTCTTGAAAGCAAATGTGGAGAAGCCGGTGAAGAtgctggtgtacagcagcaAAACGCTGGAGCTGAGAGAGAGCTCAGTCACCCCGAGCAACAtgtggggggggcagggacTACTTGGGGTCAGCATACGTTTCTGCAGCTTCGAGGGTGCCAACGAAAATGTGTGGCACGTACTG gaAGTGGAGCCAAATTCCCCTGCTGCTCTGGCAGGCTTGCGACCTCACACTGATTACATCATTGGGGCGGACACTGTCATGAATGAG TCGGAGGATCTGTTCTCACTCATTGAAACGCACGAGGGGAAAGGTCTGAAACTCTATGTATACAATACGGACACTGACAATTGTCGAGAAGTTGTCATCACGCCAAACACTGCTTGGGGTGGCGAGGGCAG CCTAGGTTGTGGGATAGGCTATGGCTATTTACACAGGATACCCACCCGCCCATTTGAAGAAGGAAAGAAGATTAGCTTACCAGGCCAGATACCCAGTACACCTGTCAGTCCATTTAAAGATGGCTTTACAGAG GTGCAGCTTTCAGCTGTTAGTCCTCCGCCGGCTGTGCCTTCTGCACCTGTTGGGTTGGAACAGGGGGTGgctggcctgaccatcagttcTGCCCCTACTGCCCCGGCTGTACCTAATGTACTTCATACAG GTGTCCCAACTGTGCCACTGTTGCCTCCTCAAGTCAGTCCCTCAGTGGGTGGAGTTCCCCATATGAGCCCAGCCACCACGTTACCCG gCTTGATGCCATTGCCAGCAGGCCTACCCAACCTACCTAACCTACCCAACCTACCCAACCTGCCAAATTTGAATATCACTTTACCAAATCTCACTTCAGTTTCTTTAGCAGGAGTTGGAGGACTCCCATCGTCTACAGCAG GATTCGCGCCGCTCGCCCCACTGCCTCCCCTGAACCTGCCCGGGATAGCCCCCCTCTCAATGCCTACTGTATTCCCCACTCAGATGCCCCTTGTCACAGGCATAACGGCCCCCCCGTCTGAGTTTGCACCACCCGTAGTGTCGGTGGCACACGTAGAGCAGACTCCCGCCCTGATCCTGGACGCCACGGCCGCCTCCAAAGCACGGGCTCACGAAACCTCGACAGAGACGACGGTAACCAGTGAAACGCACTCTTCCGAGTCTACAGATGCACAGGTGTCTTCTGAATCCTCCTAA